One Rosa chinensis cultivar Old Blush chromosome 3, RchiOBHm-V2, whole genome shotgun sequence DNA window includes the following coding sequences:
- the LOC112195098 gene encoding malonyl-CoA decarboxylase, mitochondrial isoform X1, whose protein sequence is MQHISTFATLSPIPGYMQWLLSKLASQSKLAKGEDMPNSLADRSGSTFWENILEPEEERALMDASMEFTTGKNNMEVMLNLLTSANHEWTKSDILLSVLKPPLMRLCARVPSAREKERQSSGFCCKFSLTEGSDWAKLKIILSQISVQGISILLLNFPDMLSH, encoded by the exons ATGCAACATATTTCT ACATTTGCGACTCTCAGTCCCATTCCAGGGTACATGCAATGGCTCCTATCAAAATTGGCATCCCAGTCAAAACTTGCTAAAGGTGAAGACATGCCAAACTCGTTAGCTGATAGATCTGGTTCCACATTTTGGGAGAACATACTTGAACCAGAAGAGGAAAGAGCACTTATGGATGCTTCTAT GGAATTCACCACTGGGAAAaacaacatggaagtgatgctCAATTTACTGACTTCAGCAAACCATGAATGGACAAAGTCTGATATATTGCTTTCAGTTCTAAAACCCCCTCTAATGCGATTGTGTGCCAG GGTACCTTCtgcaagagaaaaagagaggcaAAGCTCTGGATTCTGTTGCAAATTTTCACTTACAGAAGGGAGCG ATTGGGCAAAATTGAAGATTATTCTCAGTCAAATTTCAGTACAGGGCATATCCATACTTCTACTGAACTTTCCCGATATGTTGAG CCATTGA
- the LOC112194940 gene encoding uncharacterized protein LOC112194940 isoform X1: MAAVENLDIESGGHTSQEDAGLELLWSKRLKNKFLNSNLGVYLSSSESIMCKYGIQSSRSLERYGQVMIESGEVKVVMNSEESRGHLNLAEKTYENERHRNTNSRNALKPPRPPKGPSLDAADQKLVWEIVELARRKRARIQQIKAAKKTKATKSSSVQSGISAMIITLLFFCVIIFQGVSSTTVPNMNTQGSPEPAVATAGDLIFLHYSQSTIPRSSFQNSVKDLVSRSGPGEKVMKM, from the exons ATGGCTGCAGTTGAAAATTTAGACATTGAAAGTGGAGGCCATACTAGTCAAGAAGATGCAGGCTTGGAGCTTCTTTGGAGCAAgagactcaaaaacaaattcTTGAATAGTAATTTGGGGGTGTATTTGAGTTCCAGTGAGTCAATTATGTGCAAATATGGCATTCAATCATCTAGGAGTTTGGAAAGATATGGCCAAGTTATGATTGAAAGTGGGGAGGTAAAGGTAGTAATGAATTCAGAAGAGAGTCGAGGGCATTTGAACCTTGCAGAGAAAACATATGAGAATGAGAGGCACAGGAATACCAACTCTAGGAATGCCCTGAAGCCACCGCGACCTCCTAAAGGTCCATCACTCGATGCTGCTGATCAGAAGTTGGTTTGGGAGATCGTGGAGCTTGCTAGGAGAAAGCGTGCAAGAATCCAACAAATTAAGGCAGCAAAGAAGACGAAAGCAACCAAGTCATCATCTGTGCAAAGTGGCATATCTGCCATGATCATCACACTATTGTTCTTCTGTGTCATAATATTTCAAG GTGTAAGCTCCACAACTGTTCCAAATATGAATACACAAGGGTCTCCAGAGCCAGCAGTTGCAACAGCTGgagatttaatttttcttcattaCTCCCAAAGCACGATACCTCGTTCTAGCTTTCAGAA TTCTGTCAAAGACCTGGTTTCTCGTTCAGGTCCGGGTGAAAAGGTGATGAAGATGTAG
- the LOC112192618 gene encoding LOW QUALITY PROTEIN: aspartic proteinase nepenthesin-1-like (The sequence of the model RefSeq protein was modified relative to this genomic sequence to represent the inferred CDS: inserted 1 base in 1 codon), whose amino-acid sequence MASAILSWLSFLLITLGVLGALFVNPSCSTSRRALDLHDHGLQVQSGFKVTLKHVDSGKNLTRLERLQRRIKRGRKRLQRLNAMKLKSSTSPDSHTQVETPVHAGLGEFLMTLSVGTPAKSFSAIVDTGSDLIWTQCEPCKQCYKQPTPIFNPKESSTFSKVSCTSELCDALPSSKCTNKSCEYYYTYGDSSSTDGILATETFSFGDEDSSDVSIPKISFGCGGDNEGGGFNQGAGLVGLGRGTLSLVSQLKEPKFSYCLPSVDDTQSTSTLLXGSLASLNSSTSSSDVANIKTTPLIKNPSQPTFYYLSLEGITVGGTRLPIAKDTFTLGDDGGGGLIIDSGTTLTYLAEDAYDAVVKEFTSQMELREKDAIDTVGLDLCFELPEDATKVEVPKLVFHFKDADLELPSENYMIADSDVGVICLAAGSAGDMSVFGNYQQQNMLVLHDLVKETISFVPTKCDQL is encoded by the exons ATGGCTTCAGCGATTCTCTCATGGTTGAGTTTCCTATTAATAACACTGGGAGTACTGGGTGCACTGTTTGTTAACCCTTCATGTTCCACTTCAAGAAGAGCTCTAGATCTCCACGACCATGGCTTACAGGTGCAAAGTGGGTTCAAGGTGACTCTCAAACACGTGGATTCTGGAAAGAACCTAACCAGACTCGAACGTCTTCAACGCCGAATCAAGCGAGGACGAAAGAGGCTGCAAAGGCTGAATGCAATGAAGCTCAAGAGCTCTACATCACCAGATAGTCATACCCAAGTTGAAACTCCGGTTCATGCAGGCCTGGGAGAGTTTTTGATGACGTTATCAGTTGGTACTCCGGCAAAGAGCTTTTCAGCAATTGTGGACACGGGGAGCGATCTTATATGGACTCAGTGCGAGCCATGCAAGCAATGTTATAAGCAGCCAACCCCGATTTTCAACCCGAAAGAGTCTTCTACTTTCTCAAAGGTGTCATGTACAAGCGAGCTATGTGATGCACTGCCCTCCTCGAAATGCACTAACAAAAGCTGTGAGTATTACTACACTTACGGCGATTCTTCATCAACGGATGGGATTCTCGCAACCGAAACGTTCTCTTTCGGAGACGAAGACTCCAGCGACGTTTCCATTCCCaaaattagttttggatgtggGGGAGATAACGAGGGTGGCGGGTTCAACCAAGGCGCGGGGCTCGTGGGGTTGGGCCGCGGAACCTTGTCCTTGGTTTCGCAGCTCAAGGAACCCAAGTTCTCCTATTGCCTTCCTTCCGTAGACGACACGCAAAGTACGAGCACACTTT ATGGGTCATTAGCAAGCTTGAACAGCAGTACATCATCATCTGATGTTGCAAACATCAAAACCACCCCTTTGATCAAAAACCCATCACAGCCTACCTTTTACTATCTTTCCCTTGAAGGAATCACCGTAGGGGGCACTCGCTTGCCTATCGCAAAAGACACATTCACCCTAGGAGATGATGGTGGCGGTGGCCTAATCATAGACTCTGGGACAACCCTTACTTATCTTGCAGAGGATGCTTACGATGCTGTTGTGAAAGAATTCACTTCCCAGATGGAACTTCGGGAGAAAGATGCGATCGACACGGTAGGGCTAGACCTGTGTTTCGAATTGCCAGAGGATGCTACCAAAGTAGAGGTGCCCAAGCTGGTATTTCATTTCAAGGATGCAGATTTGGAACTGCCTAGTGAGAATTATATGATTGCGGATTCGGACGTTGGAGTCATTTGCTTGGCTGCTGGGAGCGCCGGGGATATGTCTGTGTTTGGGAATTATCAGCAGCAGAATATGTTGGTTCTGCATGATCTAGTCAAGGAAACAATCTCGTTTGTTCCTACAAAATGCGACCAGTTGTGA
- the LOC112194940 gene encoding uncharacterized protein LOC112194940 isoform X3, which translates to MAAVENLDIESGGHTSQEDAGLELLWSKRLKNKFLNSNLGVYLSSSESIMCKYGIQSSRSLERYGQVMIESGEVKVVMNSEESRGHLNLAEKTYENERHRNTNSRNALKPPRPPKGPSLDAADQKLVWEIVELARRKRARIQQIKAAKKTKATKSSSVQSGISAMIITLLFFCVIIFQGVSSTTVPNMNTQGSPEPAVATAGDLIFLHYSQSTIPRSSFQKSG; encoded by the exons ATGGCTGCAGTTGAAAATTTAGACATTGAAAGTGGAGGCCATACTAGTCAAGAAGATGCAGGCTTGGAGCTTCTTTGGAGCAAgagactcaaaaacaaattcTTGAATAGTAATTTGGGGGTGTATTTGAGTTCCAGTGAGTCAATTATGTGCAAATATGGCATTCAATCATCTAGGAGTTTGGAAAGATATGGCCAAGTTATGATTGAAAGTGGGGAGGTAAAGGTAGTAATGAATTCAGAAGAGAGTCGAGGGCATTTGAACCTTGCAGAGAAAACATATGAGAATGAGAGGCACAGGAATACCAACTCTAGGAATGCCCTGAAGCCACCGCGACCTCCTAAAGGTCCATCACTCGATGCTGCTGATCAGAAGTTGGTTTGGGAGATCGTGGAGCTTGCTAGGAGAAAGCGTGCAAGAATCCAACAAATTAAGGCAGCAAAGAAGACGAAAGCAACCAAGTCATCATCTGTGCAAAGTGGCATATCTGCCATGATCATCACACTATTGTTCTTCTGTGTCATAATATTTCAAG GTGTAAGCTCCACAACTGTTCCAAATATGAATACACAAGGGTCTCCAGAGCCAGCAGTTGCAACAGCTGgagatttaatttttcttcattaCTCCCAAAGCACGATACCTCGTTCTAGCTTTCAGAA GTCCGGGTGA
- the LOC112194940 gene encoding uncharacterized protein LOC112194940 isoform X2 has product MAAVENLDIESGGHTSQEDAGLELLWSKRLKNKFLNSNLGVYLSSSESIMCKYGIQSSRSLERYGQVMIESGEVKVVMNSEESRGHLNLAEKTYENERHRNTNSRNALKPPRPPKGPSLDAADQKLVWEIVELARRKRARIQQIKAAKKTKATKSSSVQSGISAMIITLLFFCVIIFQGVSSTTVPNMNTQGSPEPAVATAGDLIFLHYSQSTIPRSSFQKLKTNTSLR; this is encoded by the exons ATGGCTGCAGTTGAAAATTTAGACATTGAAAGTGGAGGCCATACTAGTCAAGAAGATGCAGGCTTGGAGCTTCTTTGGAGCAAgagactcaaaaacaaattcTTGAATAGTAATTTGGGGGTGTATTTGAGTTCCAGTGAGTCAATTATGTGCAAATATGGCATTCAATCATCTAGGAGTTTGGAAAGATATGGCCAAGTTATGATTGAAAGTGGGGAGGTAAAGGTAGTAATGAATTCAGAAGAGAGTCGAGGGCATTTGAACCTTGCAGAGAAAACATATGAGAATGAGAGGCACAGGAATACCAACTCTAGGAATGCCCTGAAGCCACCGCGACCTCCTAAAGGTCCATCACTCGATGCTGCTGATCAGAAGTTGGTTTGGGAGATCGTGGAGCTTGCTAGGAGAAAGCGTGCAAGAATCCAACAAATTAAGGCAGCAAAGAAGACGAAAGCAACCAAGTCATCATCTGTGCAAAGTGGCATATCTGCCATGATCATCACACTATTGTTCTTCTGTGTCATAATATTTCAAG GTGTAAGCTCCACAACTGTTCCAAATATGAATACACAAGGGTCTCCAGAGCCAGCAGTTGCAACAGCTGgagatttaatttttcttcattaCTCCCAAAGCACGATACCTCGTTCTAGCTTTCAGAA
- the LOC112195098 gene encoding malonyl-CoA decarboxylase, mitochondrial isoform X2 yields the protein MQHISTFATLSPIPGYMQWLLSKLASQSKLAKGEDMPNSLADRSGSTFWENILEPEEERALMDASMEFTTGKNNMEVMLNLLTSANHEWTKSDILLSVLKPPLMRLCARVPSAREKERQSSGFCCKFSLTEGSGFNGAEAWRR from the exons ATGCAACATATTTCT ACATTTGCGACTCTCAGTCCCATTCCAGGGTACATGCAATGGCTCCTATCAAAATTGGCATCCCAGTCAAAACTTGCTAAAGGTGAAGACATGCCAAACTCGTTAGCTGATAGATCTGGTTCCACATTTTGGGAGAACATACTTGAACCAGAAGAGGAAAGAGCACTTATGGATGCTTCTAT GGAATTCACCACTGGGAAAaacaacatggaagtgatgctCAATTTACTGACTTCAGCAAACCATGAATGGACAAAGTCTGATATATTGCTTTCAGTTCTAAAACCCCCTCTAATGCGATTGTGTGCCAG GGTACCTTCtgcaagagaaaaagagaggcaAAGCTCTGGATTCTGTTGCAAATTTTCACTTACAGAAGGGAGCG GATTCAATGGAGCCGAGGCTTGGAGACGATAG